In Glandiceps talaboti chromosome 14, keGlaTala1.1, whole genome shotgun sequence, a single genomic region encodes these proteins:
- the LOC144445429 gene encoding otoferlin-like isoform X5, with protein sequence MSLVVHIKNAWKLRGRGGRQVKIIFRGNHQYTEIVKSHDKEATWDQQFEWPVGSELHQDEIIDIVLLNHGKLRTNVYVGHLQIITQDLVKYGELYITERLLDSHRNTQLETVISLDILYFSPDGKVGCHWTHERFAPIVEEEEDWWDDDDGLSRRSSISSIGLGMGLKQIRKLGKKKKRKHYDDDDGDVDGDEKPRMSALYKKKPALEDATLVPHNWQVNVTIIEARQLAGVDISPAICVTVGDDIKHTAVKKSTSCPYFDELMVFDYHCAQATLFDKVVKIQAVVGHSRFKAGHVIGQFKFDIGTLHLAQDHMYYHKWAVLIDPKDINGGIKGYVKMNISYFGKGEILKTPVAIDDDNNFDKEENLLLPEGMKPERSMGEFIVRVFRAEDLPVMNSVMLANVKKVFTRSIKDLVDPFVVVAFGGQSGKTTVKNNRYNPFWNEQIVFKENFPPLSRRIKIELRDRNGVIDELIGSHFIDMTRISNNGHNGFLPTFGPSWINLYGSMRGYSALRDHSHLNQGLGEGCMYRGRILIAVETKIADSSLHSGSISVEESPTLPISETAPGVKEDFFLFGCFLNANMIDKKIGDKPISFELSIGTHGNYLDGQGAELKTMEELFKLSEVKVEPEDEEDEGSKTKPSKIESMTYPIQPKTKDKYYYYMPYEEKKPCAYVKFKWESLVTRLYDQNTYYRIAENLEEGLAKVSDRVMKENPHPEKLLIKVMDQLSKGCNDIVRLTSDSGKHYPGKTNLDKERHKRILRETGKIAKDVRPYKKKSSNGHSLVTAANFKAKLKECYTILKKIQHLAKEPQDNLPDVFIWMISGEKRIAYYRIPARRLMYSQDDEEKGRLCGRVQTFFLRLPGKKSTGKSGWNTQCKLQVYLWLGLAKYKREFLQGLPLGYEITPEMNRMSKPKTIPPNIITYREKHKYQLRAHLYQARAMIGSDDSGLSDPFARVIFGNQYLYTQVVNETLSPKWDQTFVFDNVVMYGEADAVKQYPPMIVVEVYDEDNIGKAEFLGRALANPVIKMKNQAYREPHFPPLLEWFHIFRGSSRAGELLAAFELFELEDQHNFQKLPPLPEDGSLPDYIKPEVCPYRIEILFWGVRMMKRLQLMPVDSPKVDIEIGGNTVHSSMILNTSKNPNFSNPLTYIDLELPANEDYCPPVNIRVMDCRRFGRVALVGTHTIHTMRRFRYNPKKPKTNPKAVDGATGTSMNKMTLPATSKDQGVSKKIEQEKNKQEPNADVKEVIENTINEDKKDTVSISSKSSILKVGLKMLKSPLNGSDIIHLPLNEEPMKDTQSPESKTDNEQKSGDVIITVTPDDGQNSKKDTLNIDIPGTSESTEPPPPVEAPEAKGGGSKKIEDIDESELDWWSKYYETKKDMAKAEQRKMMRKMALKKKQKKKSNKGEDEEETDDHVPGDDDDSSSDSDSKVKIEDDDDADKADTERQCALGSLPKLNICKIKIYPCGLEGVPEFNGFKEWLNTFELYRGKNGDGEEEEDSRLVGAFKLLWPSTSRLVGYFKGSLSVYKYPITEDGTNPFGFNPREGSYFKGLPKNDPTNVLIRVYVVKALNLHPADLNGKADPYIAVQLGKQKMSDKENYVSKNLNPVFGKSFEFEALFPQESMLIVQVYDWDMIGRNDLIGETKIDLENRFYSRHRALCGIAQQYATHGYNRWRDSLKPTQILAKLCKTAKMDEPVYSPGSVTVGNKMFTGKKQIPDDDGRLMNSYEPVALEALKHWDEMPRGRKLVPEHVETRSLFNPSVPGIEQGKLEMWVEMFPMDLPRPLAPVSITPRKPERYELRVIIWNTEDVVLEDSSALTGEAMSDIYVKGWLIGAQDDKQETDVHYSSMTGEGYFNWRFVFPFEYLNLEEKVVYWKKESEYALDKTEYKLPPRLNLQVWDADAFSANDILGSMVLDLNRFPRGAKDSKKCTLKMLKRDGSVPMVSLFKLKKTRGWWPFTRKREYDDKPKLTGKVEAELTLLLGEEADKNPAGLARKEPDPLDKPKILTVDFTPS encoded by the exons atgtcacTCGTTGTACATATCAAAAATGCTTGGAAATTACGAGGCAGGGGCGGCCGGCAAGTGAAAATTATTTTCAGGG GCAATCATCAATATACCGAAATTGTAAAAAGCCATGACAAAGAAGCGACATGGGATCAG CAATTCGAATGGCCTGTAGGCTCGGAACTCCATCAAGATGAAATTATAGATATTGTGTTACTAAACCATGGAAAATTACGAACAAATGT ATACGTTGGACATTTACAGATAATAACGCAAGATTTGGTAAAATACGGAGAATTATACATTACTGAGCGTCTATTGGACTCACACAGGAATACTCAACtggag ACAGTCATTTCACTCGACATACTGTACTTCTCCCCGGATGGCAAAGTTGGTTGCCATTGGACACATGAAAGATTTGCTCCAATTGTAGAAGAGGAGGAAGATTGgtgggatgatgatgatggtttgTCTAGAAGATCAAGTATTAGTTCGATCGGACTTGGAAT GGGGTTAAAACAAATTCGAAAACTGGGAAAGAAGAAGAAACGCAAACATTATGATGACG ATGATGGCGATGTCGATGGCGACGAGAAACCTCGGATGTCTGCACTTTATAAAAAGAAACCGGCCCTAGAAGATGCCACTTTAGTACCACATAACTGGCAG GTAAATGTAACAATCATCGAGGCCCGACAGTTAGCTGGTGTAGACATATCCCCTGCAATATGTGTGACTGTTGGAGATGACATTAAACACACAGCTGTCAAAAAGTCCACTAGCTGTCCATATTTTGATGAG TTAATGGTATTCGACTACCACTGTGCTCAAGCAACGTTATTTGATAAAGTTGTAAAGATACAG GCTGTTGTTGGTCACAGTCGTTTCAAGGCAGGACATGTCATTGGTCAATTCAAGTTTGACATAGGCACATTACATCTGGCCCAGG ACCACATGTACTATCACAAGTGGGCAGTCCTTATAGATCCTAAGGATATCAATGGTGGAATTAAGGGATATGTCAAAATGAATATTTCGTATTTTGGAAAAGGTGAAATTTTAAAGACGCCTGTAGCCATTGACGATGATAACAACTTTGATAAAGAAGA GAACCTGCTACTTCCGGAAGGTATGAAACCAGAAAGATCGATGGGAGAATTTATAGTACGAGTGTTCAGAGCTGAGGATCTACCAGTGATGAATTCAGTCATGCTTGCAAACGTTAAGAAAGTTTTCACTAGAAGTATAAAGGATCTGGTAGACCCATTCGTTGTTGTTGCTTTTGGTGGACAATCG GGTAAAACAACTgtgaagaacaacaggtataaTCCATTTTGGAACGAGCAAATTGTATTCAAGGAAAATTTTCCTCCACTCTCTCGACGAATCAAGATAGAATTACGGGATAGAAATGGCGTTATTGATGAACTAATTGGTTCCCATTTTATCGATATGACACGTATCTCAAATAATGGTCATAACG gCTTCCTACCCACGTTTGGTCCAAGTTGGATTAATTTGTACGGATCAATGAGAGGTTACAGTGCATTGAGGGACCATAGTCATTTAAATCAAGGTTTGGGAGAAGGATGTATGTACCGTGGAAGGATCTTAATAGCTGTCGAGACGAAGATCGCAGACAGCAGCTTACACTCTGGTTCAATTAGTGTTGAAGAATCGCCGACACTGCCAATATCAGAg ACTGCGCCTGGAGTTAAGGAAGATTTCTTTCTGTTTGGATGTTTCCTGAATGCTAATATGATCGATAAAAAGATTGGTGACAAACCAATCAGCTTTGAATTAAGTATAG GTACTCATGGTAACTATTTGGACGGACAAGGAGCTGAACTTAAAACAATGGAAGAGCTATTCAAACTATCTGAAGTCAAGGTTGAACCTGAAGATGAAGAAGACGAGGGTTCCAAGACAAAACCAAGCAAGATCGAATCAATGACGTACCCAATACAACCCAAGACGAAAGacaaatactactactatatgCCGTACGAGGAGAAGAAACCATGTGCGTATGTCAAGTTTAAATGGGAGAGCCTTGTAACCAGACTGTATGACCAGAACACGTACTATAGAATTGCAGAAAACTTG GAAGAAGGTTTAGCAAAAGTAAGCGACAGAGTCATGAAAGAAAATCCTCATCCGGAGAAATTGTTGATAAAAGTGATGGATCAACTTAGCAAGGGCTGCAA TGACATAGTCAGATTAACTAGTGACAGTGGAAAACACTACCCTGGCAAGACCAACTTGGACAAGGAAAGACACAAACGAATATTGAGAGAAACA GGGAAAATAGCCAAAGATGTCCGTCCTTATAAGAAGAAATCTTCAAATGGGCATTCACTTGTTACCGCTGCAAATTTCAAGGCGAAGTTGAAGGAATGTTACACGATCTTGAAGAAAATTCAACACCTTGCGAAAGAG CCACAAGATAATTTACCAGATGTCTTTATTTGGATGATAAGTGGCGAGAAGCGAATTGCATATTATAGAATACCAGCCAGACGGTTAATGTATTCTCAGGATGATGAAGAAAAGGGAAGACTATGTGGTCGTGTTCAAACGTTCTTTTTGAGG CTACCAGGCAAGAAGAGCACTGGTAAAAGTGGTTGGAATACTCAGTGCAAATTACAAGTTTACCTATGGCTTGGTCTTGCAAAATACAAGCGTGAGTTTCTCCAAGGATTACCCTTAGGTTATGAAATAACACCAGAAATGAATCGTATGTCAAAACCCAAGACCATACCCCCAAATATAATTACTTACAGAG AAAAACACAAATATCAGCTTCGTGCCCATTTGTACCAAGCCAGAGCTATGATTGGGTCAGATGACTCCGGATTATCCGATCCCTTCGCACGAGTCATCTTTGGTAATCAATACCTATATACACAG GTGGTCAATGAGACACTGAGTCCGAAATGGGATCAAACGTTTGTGTTTGATAATGTTGTGATGTATGGAGAAGCTGATGCTGTCAAACAGTATCCACCAATGATTGTTGTTGAAGTGTACGATGAAGACAACATT GGCAAAGCTGAATTTCTTGGTAGAGCGTTAGCAAATCCTGTCATTAAGATGAAAAACCAGGCGTACAGGGAACCTCATTTCCCGCCATTATTGGAATGGTTTCATATCTTCAGGGGTAGTAGCCGTGCTGGCGAACTTCTAGCGGCATTTGAATTGTTCGAG TTGGAAGATCAACACAACTTTCAAAAACTCCCACCATTGCCTGAAGATGGTAGTTTACCCGACTACATTAAGCCAGAAGTATGTCCGTACAGAATCGAG ATATTGTTTTGGGGTGTCCGTATGATGAAGCGGCTACAATTGATGCCAGTTGATAGTCCAAAAGTTGATATAGAGATAGGTGGAAATACCGTGCATTCCTCGATGATATTAAATACATCAAAGAACCCGAACTTCAGCAATCCTCTGACGTACATTGATTTG GAATTACCGGCAAATGAGGATTATTGTCCCCCGGTTAACATCCGTGTGATGGACTGTCGAAGATTTGGACGGGTTGCACTTGTTGGAACACATACGATTCACACAATGAGAAGGTTTAGGTACAATCCGAAGAAACCAAAAACTAATCCCAAAGCCGTTGATGGAGCAACAG GCACAAGtatgaataaaatgacattacCAGCTACTTCTAAAGATCAAGGAGTCAGTAAGAAGATTGAGCAGGAGAAAAACAAGCAAGAACCAAATGCAGATGTCAAAGAAGTTATTGAAAACACTATTAACGAAGATAAAAAGGATACAGTTTCTATTAGTAGTAAATCAAGTATATTGAAAGTCG GTTTGAAAATGCTAAAGAGTCCTTTGAATGGGTCCGATATTATACACCTACCTTTAAATGAAGAACCAATGAAAGACACCCAAAGTCCGGAGTCAAAGACAGACAACGAACAGAAGAGTGGAGATGTAATTATTACAGTAACACCCGATGACGGTCAAAATTCAAAGAAAGATACACTAAATATAGATATACCAGGAACTTCTGAG TCAACTGAACCACCACCTCCTGTAGAAGCACCAGAAGCAAAAGGCGGG GGGTCAAAAAAGATAGAAGACATAGATGAAAGTGAACTTGACTGGTGGTCCAAGTACTACGAAACTAAGAAGGATATGGCCAAG GCGGAACAAAGGAAGATGATGAGAAAAATGGCtttgaaaaagaaacaaaagaaaaaaagtaacAAGGGCGAAGATGAGGAGGAGACTGATGATCACGTACCTGGAG atgatgatgatagtagTAGTGACAGTGATAGTAAAGTGAAAatagaagatgatgatgatgcg GATAAGGCCGACACAGAG CGGCAATGCGCTTTGGGAAGTTTG CCGAAACTCAACATATGCAAAATAAAG ATATATCCATGTGGACTAGAGGGTGTGCCGGAATTCAACGGTTTTAAGGAATGGCTTAATACCTTCGAATTATATCGTGGTAAGAATGGGGATGGTGAGGAAGAAGAAGATAGCCGACTTGTTGGTGCATTTAAG CTTCTCTGGCCAAGCACAAGTAGACTGGTTGGATATTTTAAG GGGTCATTATCAGTCTACAAGTACCCAATCACAGAGGACGGTACAAATCCATTCGGCTTCAATCCGAGAGAGGGTAGCTACTTCAAAGGCTTGCCGAAGAATGACCCAACCAATGTACTTATTCGTGTGTATGTCGTCAAAGCCCTCAACCTACATCCTGCTGATTTGAATGGTAAA GCTGACCCGTACATTGCCGTACAACTTGGCAAACAGAAGATGAGTGACAAGGAAAACTACGTTTCGAAAAACCTTAACCCAGTTTTTGGAAA GTCGTTTGAGTTTGAAGCCCTCTTTCCCCAGGAGTCGATGCTTATTGTTCAAGTGTATGACTGGGATATGATTGGAAGGAACGACTTGATTGGGGAAACCAAAATCGACCTAGAGAATAGATTCTATAGTCGACACAGAGCTCTTTGTGGGATCGCTCAACAATATGCAAC ACATGGATATAATAGATGGCGAGATAGCTTAAAACCAACACAGATACTTGCCAAATTATGCAAGACAGCGAAAATGGATGAACCAGTATATTCACCAGGTTCAGTCACTGTTGGAAATAAGATGTTTACTGGGAAGAAACAGATACCAGATGACGATG GACGGTTGATGAACTCATATGAACCTGTTGCACTTGAAGCTCTAAAACACTGGGATGAAATGCCACGAGGACGTAAATTGGTACCAGAGCACGTAGAAACAAGATCCTTGTTCAACCCTAGTGTACCTGGAATAGAACAG gGTAAACTTGAAATGTGGGTAGAAATGTTTCCCATGGATTTACCTCGTCCTTTGGCTCCAGTCAGTATAACTCCTAGAAAGCCTGAAAGATATGAGCTTCGTGTCATCATTTGGAATACAGAGGATGTAGTCCTTGAAGACAGTTCTGCTCTTACTGGTGAAGCGATGAGTGACATCTATGTAAAGGG CTGGTTGATTGGTGCCCAAGATGATAAACAAGAGACAGATGTTCATTATAG CTCAATGACAGGAGAGGGCTACTTTAACTGGAGATTTGTATTTCCATTCGAGTATCTTAATTTGGAGGAAAAGGTTGTGTACTGGAAGAAAGAATCTGAGTACGCATTGGATAAGACAGAGTACAAACTACCACCAAGGTTAAATTTACAAGTATGGGATGCTGACGCCTTCTCTGCTAATGATATCTTAG GATCCATGGTACTGGATCTTAATCGATTTCCACGCGGAGCTAAGGACTCTAAAAAGTGTACACTAAAGATGCTGAAAAGAGACGGTTCTGTACCAATGGTTTCGTTATTTAAATTGAAGAAAACAAGAGGATGGTGGCCATTTACTAGGAAGAGAGAATATGATGACAAACCTAAGTTAACT GGCAAGGTTGAAGCAGAATTGACACTCTTGCTTGGAGAGGAGGCGGATAAAAACCCAGCAGGTCTTGCACGTAAAGAACCAGATCCCTTGGACAAACCAAA GATTTTGACGGTTGATTTTACACCATCCTAA